One window of the Eucalyptus grandis isolate ANBG69807.140 chromosome 6, ASM1654582v1, whole genome shotgun sequence genome contains the following:
- the LOC104451868 gene encoding uncharacterized protein LOC104451868, producing the protein MARLRYAGIVLMVIATTMAMTEARTIVVGGSENWRFGYNYTNWALKNSPFHINDKLVEVFKFDAPHNMYLLPNLYSYLKCDFRSAKLLAGAPNGVGEGFEAVLNQWRLYYFASSNDKNYSDGLMKFFAMLLPRRQ; encoded by the exons ATGGCAAGACTGAGGTATGCAGGAATTGTGTTGATGGTGATAGCCACAACCATGGCGATGACTGAGGCCAGAACTATTGTTGTTGGTGGATCTGAGAACTGGCGTTTCGGCTACAACTACACAAACTGGGCTCTTAAAAACAGTCCCTTCCACATCAACGATAAACTTGTTGAGG TGTTCAAGTTTGATGCACCCCACAACATGTACTTGCTGCCCAACCTGTATAGCTACCTCAAGTGCGACTTCAGGAGTGCGAAGCTTCTCGCTGGTGCACCAAATGGCGTTGGAGAAGGGTTCGAGGCCGTGCTGAACCAATGGAGGCTTTACTACTTTGCTTCCTCTAACGACAAGAACTACTCGGATGGCTTGATGAAGTTCTTCGCCATGCTGCTTCCTCGTCGGCAGTGA